One stretch of Lottiidibacillus patelloidae DNA includes these proteins:
- a CDS encoding glutathionylspermidine synthase family protein yields MDKRLSLQTYSEKRKAFYAKVENYWPDMYGQEYSLYDIKKISSKEQQDILLASQKISHIFLKTAHLLRTLDDETLLQMGFPKETLSFIRLKTMQTETVISRLDLVKTENGIKVLEINSDTPTFIKELFHINGLVCQELGSPNPNEGMENQLAKAVQHAIFEAYSYLGKDEFPSVVFTSHADSEEDKYTVQYLQALSEVPSSYVPLHELKIVENEGLFDHLGNKIDVLYRQTFPIENMIEDKDPNTGENVGSLLMQLVEQKKLAIVNPPSAFLLQSKAVQAVVWGLHEEQSPFFTEEEHQWIQQFFLPTYLEADAFLARGEKYVKKPCFGREGDTVEVYENGKKVLEDANKSYTEYLAIYQKYIDLPKTTFMSEKGEQVGHLMIGSFLLNGKPSSIGYRVGAQITDNLSYYLPIGIKK; encoded by the coding sequence ATGGATAAGCGACTATCTCTACAAACATATTCTGAAAAACGGAAAGCCTTCTATGCGAAAGTAGAAAACTACTGGCCCGACATGTATGGTCAAGAGTATAGCCTTTATGACATAAAGAAAATTAGTAGCAAAGAGCAGCAAGATATACTTCTCGCGTCACAGAAAATTTCACACATCTTTCTCAAAACGGCCCATTTATTACGAACGCTTGATGATGAAACGTTATTGCAAATGGGGTTTCCAAAAGAAACACTCTCATTTATTCGATTAAAAACGATGCAAACAGAGACAGTTATTTCTAGGCTTGATTTAGTTAAAACGGAAAATGGGATCAAGGTTCTTGAAATTAATTCCGACACACCAACATTTATTAAAGAATTATTTCATATTAACGGGTTAGTATGTCAGGAGTTGGGCTCGCCTAATCCAAATGAAGGCATGGAAAATCAGCTAGCAAAAGCCGTTCAACATGCTATTTTTGAGGCATACTCATATCTTGGCAAAGATGAATTTCCTTCTGTCGTTTTTACTTCCCATGCAGATTCAGAAGAAGATAAATATACCGTGCAATATTTGCAAGCTTTAAGCGAAGTTCCATCATCTTATGTTCCCTTGCATGAGTTGAAAATAGTAGAAAACGAAGGTCTGTTTGATCATCTTGGAAATAAAATTGACGTCTTATATCGGCAGACGTTCCCAATTGAAAACATGATTGAGGATAAGGACCCTAATACTGGAGAAAATGTCGGCAGTTTGTTAATGCAACTTGTTGAACAAAAGAAACTAGCCATTGTAAATCCTCCTTCCGCTTTTCTACTACAATCGAAAGCTGTGCAAGCTGTTGTTTGGGGGCTTCATGAAGAACAATCACCATTTTTTACCGAGGAAGAGCATCAATGGATTCAGCAATTCTTTTTACCAACTTATTTAGAGGCTGATGCTTTTTTAGCACGTGGTGAAAAATATGTGAAAAAGCCTTGTTTTGGCAGGGAAGGTGACACTGTTGAAGTGTATGAAAATGGCAAGAAAGTGCTGGAAGATGCAAATAAATCATATACCGAATACTTAGCGATTTATCAAAAATACATTGATTTACCTAAAACTACGTTTATGAGTGAAAAAGGTGAGCAAGTAGGCCACCTAATGATTGGTTCGTTTTTACTTAACGGTAAACCAAGTAGCATCGGATATCGTGTTGGTGCCCAAATTACCGACAACTTAAGTTACTACTTACCGATCGGCATTAAAAAATAA
- a CDS encoding TipAS antibiotic-recognition domain-containing protein yields the protein MLFVNDPRFTKNIDKHKEGLSEFLKEAFHYYCDQEENYHKKK from the coding sequence ATATTATTTGTAAATGACCCTCGCTTCACGAAAAATATCGATAAGCACAAAGAGGGTTTATCGGAGTTTCTAAAAGAGGCATTCCATTACTACTGTGATCAAGAAGAGAATTACCATAAGAAAAAATAG
- a CDS encoding GNAT family N-acetyltransferase: protein MQDEKIIELTTERQWIAAFPVMNQLRTELSEEHYLSLLHEMRKEGYQLFALFAGETIVSLAGVSLRYNFYNKKHVFVYDLITDADQRSHGYGEKLLQYIHQWGKENGAELVALESGLQRKGAHRFYKEKLDYEITSYSFRKKL from the coding sequence ATGCAGGACGAAAAAATTATCGAGTTAACAACAGAACGGCAATGGATAGCGGCTTTTCCGGTGATGAACCAGTTACGTACAGAATTATCGGAAGAGCATTATTTATCACTACTTCATGAAATGAGAAAAGAAGGTTATCAGCTTTTTGCGCTATTTGCAGGAGAAACGATTGTCTCGCTAGCAGGTGTTAGTTTGCGCTATAATTTTTACAATAAAAAACACGTTTTTGTTTATGATTTGATAACCGATGCGGACCAAAGATCTCATGGTTATGGAGAAAAGTTGTTACAATATATCCACCAATGGGGGAAGGAAAATGGTGCCGAGCTAGTTGCTTTAGAATCAGGGCTGCAAAGAAAAGGTGCCCATCGATTTTATAAGGAAAAGCTAGATTATGAGATAACTAGCTACTCATTTAGAAAAAAATTATAA
- the gatA gene encoding Asp-tRNA(Asn)/Glu-tRNA(Gln) amidotransferase subunit GatA, translated as MSLFDLSIKEIHKRLKERQVSVKDLVQASIDRIEEVDHNIHAFLTINEEKALKEADILDEANDAEKGLLYGLPVGLKDNIITAGTKTTSGSQMLKDYSPAFDATVVTRLTNAGAITIGKCNMDEFAMGSSNENSSFFPTKNPWDTKRVAGGSSGGPAAAVAAKEVFFALGSDTGGSVRQPSAFCGVVGLKPTYGLVSRFGLVAFASSLDQIGPITKSVEDNAYVLQAIAGHDNMDTTSAKIAVPNYLSSLQGDIRGLKIAVPKEFLGEGVDEGVRQRIHEALATLEKLGATWEEVSMPHVSYAVAAYYILSSAEASANLARYDGIRYGRRSPHATTLEEAYKFSRSEGFGDEVKRRIMLGTYALSAGHYENYYEKAQKVRTLIKEDFENILTTYDVIIGPTAPTTAFKLGEKTKDPLTMYANDLLTIPVNLAGNPAISIPCGFSEGLPVGMQMIGKPFAETTLYKVAHVYEQATNYHKEKPKL; from the coding sequence ATGTCTCTATTTGATTTATCTATTAAAGAGATACATAAAAGACTGAAAGAAAGACAAGTTAGTGTAAAAGATTTAGTACAAGCTTCCATCGATCGAATTGAAGAAGTCGATCATAACATTCATGCTTTCTTAACAATAAATGAAGAAAAAGCGTTAAAAGAAGCAGACATATTAGATGAAGCGAATGATGCTGAAAAAGGCTTACTATATGGTCTTCCAGTTGGGTTAAAAGACAACATCATTACAGCAGGGACGAAAACAACGAGTGGGTCACAAATGTTAAAAGATTATTCGCCAGCCTTTGATGCAACAGTAGTAACACGTTTAACAAACGCCGGGGCAATTACGATTGGTAAGTGCAATATGGACGAGTTTGCCATGGGGTCATCAAATGAAAACTCAAGCTTCTTTCCAACGAAAAATCCGTGGGATACAAAAAGGGTAGCTGGAGGATCTAGCGGTGGTCCAGCAGCGGCAGTCGCAGCAAAAGAAGTTTTTTTCGCACTTGGCTCAGACACTGGAGGTTCCGTTCGTCAGCCGTCAGCCTTTTGTGGAGTTGTCGGACTAAAACCTACTTATGGACTCGTCTCTCGTTTTGGCTTAGTCGCATTTGCTTCATCACTTGATCAAATCGGCCCGATTACAAAATCAGTCGAAGATAATGCCTACGTTCTTCAAGCAATCGCAGGACACGACAATATGGATACGACGTCTGCGAAAATTGCTGTACCGAATTATCTATCTTCTTTACAGGGTGATATTCGCGGGCTGAAAATTGCTGTTCCAAAAGAATTCCTTGGCGAAGGAGTGGATGAAGGAGTACGTCAGCGTATTCATGAGGCGTTAGCGACGTTAGAAAAACTTGGGGCAACATGGGAAGAAGTGTCCATGCCACATGTCAGCTACGCAGTTGCCGCGTACTACATTTTGTCATCAGCCGAGGCATCAGCTAACCTTGCACGCTATGACGGGATTCGTTATGGAAGACGCTCACCTCATGCAACAACATTAGAAGAGGCATACAAGTTTTCCCGAAGTGAAGGGTTTGGTGATGAAGTCAAACGCCGTATCATGCTCGGGACGTATGCGTTAAGTGCTGGTCACTATGAAAATTACTATGAAAAAGCGCAAAAGGTTCGCACGCTTATTAAAGAGGACTTTGAAAACATTTTAACTACATACGATGTCATTATTGGACCAACTGCGCCGACAACAGCATTCAAACTTGGAGAAAAGACAAAAGATCCGCTAACGATGTACGCGAATGACTTGCTGACGATTCCAGTCAATCTAGCAGGAAATCCGGCGATCTCAATTCCATGTGGCTTCAGTGAAGGGCTACCAGTTGGTATGCAAATGATCGGCAAGCCTTTTGCAGAAACAACGCTCTACAAAGTCGCACATGTATATGAACAAGCTACAAATTATCATAAAGAAAAGCCGAAGCTATAA
- a CDS encoding NADPH-dependent FMN reductase, which yields MKILVINGTPRKYGRTRIAANYIVEKYETDYVDLATFDLPLFNGEEAQGELSAVKELRKLAMEADAFVLTSPEYHNGMSGALKNALDFLGGKQFKHKPTALLAVAGGGKGGMNALQNMRIVMRGVYANTIPKQLILDPPGFNAETKTLNEKSKEQVDSLMQELIMYTKAYIQVIKPQMGEQ from the coding sequence ATGAAAATTTTAGTTATAAACGGAACGCCAAGAAAATATGGACGTACGCGGATCGCGGCTAATTATATTGTGGAAAAATATGAAACAGATTATGTGGATCTAGCTACTTTTGACCTTCCATTATTTAATGGAGAGGAAGCTCAAGGAGAATTATCGGCTGTAAAAGAACTTCGTAAATTGGCAATGGAAGCAGATGCATTTGTGTTAACTTCACCGGAATATCATAACGGGATGAGTGGCGCGTTAAAAAATGCACTCGACTTTCTTGGAGGAAAACAGTTCAAACATAAGCCTACGGCATTACTTGCAGTTGCCGGTGGTGGAAAAGGTGGAATGAATGCGTTGCAAAACATGCGTATCGTTATGCGAGGTGTATACGCCAACACGATTCCAAAACAATTAATTTTAGATCCTCCTGGGTTCAATGCTGAAACGAAAACGTTAAATGAGAAAAGTAAAGAGCAAGTCGATAGCTTAATGCAAGAACTAATCATGTATACAAAAGCGTACATTCAAGTCATTAAACCACAAATGGGAGAACAATAA
- the gatC gene encoding Asp-tRNA(Asn)/Glu-tRNA(Gln) amidotransferase subunit GatC, translating to MSKVTKEEVRHVAHLARLQMDEKEIEKYEKHLADILTYVDRLNELNTENVKPTTHVLDLQNVLRSDQEEQSFTQETALENAPAHKEGKIVVPSVMKK from the coding sequence TTGAGTAAAGTAACAAAAGAAGAAGTAAGACATGTCGCTCATTTAGCGCGCTTACAAATGGATGAGAAGGAAATAGAAAAATACGAGAAACATTTAGCGGATATCTTAACATATGTTGACCGACTAAATGAATTAAATACAGAAAATGTTAAGCCAACTACCCACGTCCTTGATTTACAAAATGTTTTACGTTCGGATCAGGAGGAACAATCGTTTACGCAGGAGACAGCTTTAGAAAATGCTCCAGCTCATAAAGAAGGAAAAATTGTCGTGCCAAGTGTTATGAAAAAATAA
- the gatB gene encoding Asp-tRNA(Asn)/Glu-tRNA(Gln) amidotransferase subunit GatB, with translation MTFETVIGLEVHVELKTKSKMFCSCPVAFGAIANTNTCPICLGHPGTLPTVNKQAIDYAMRAGLALNCTIAQETKFDRKNYFYPDNPKAYQISQYDKPIAENGYLDIEVNGEKKRIGITRLHMEEDAGKLIHTESETLVDFNRAGTPLIEIVSEPDMRSPEEAYAYLEKLKSILQFTGVSDCKMEQGSLRCDANISLREHGGTTFGTKIELKNLNSFHHVKKALVYEQNRQAEILRSGKRLQQETRRYNEATDETVLMRIKEGADDYRYFREPDLGRIFIDELWLNQIQEQLPELPESRKKRYINELKLSPYDAEMLTLSKDISDFFEQILSFEVTPKQAANWLMGEVSAYLNNHQLDLAQTKLTPENLAALILLIEDGTISSKIAKEILPEVIGKGKNPMQVVQEKGLVQINDENQLREIVLHVLHENEQSIIDFNNGKDRALGYLVGQVMKQTKGKANPPLVNQMIISEIEKTNHTS, from the coding sequence ATGACATTTGAAACCGTTATTGGCTTAGAAGTACATGTCGAACTAAAAACGAAAAGTAAAATGTTTTGCAGCTGCCCGGTAGCTTTTGGCGCAATAGCGAATACAAATACTTGTCCAATTTGTTTAGGGCATCCTGGGACGCTTCCGACAGTGAATAAACAAGCCATAGATTATGCGATGCGAGCTGGTTTAGCATTGAACTGTACTATTGCCCAGGAAACAAAGTTTGATCGCAAAAACTACTTTTATCCGGACAATCCGAAAGCTTATCAAATTTCGCAATATGACAAACCGATTGCTGAAAATGGCTACCTTGACATAGAAGTAAATGGCGAGAAAAAGCGGATTGGCATTACGAGATTACATATGGAAGAAGATGCAGGCAAGCTGATCCATACTGAAAGCGAAACACTCGTAGATTTTAATCGAGCAGGAACGCCTTTAATCGAAATTGTCTCTGAACCAGATATGCGCTCGCCAGAAGAAGCGTATGCCTATTTAGAAAAATTGAAGTCGATATTACAATTTACAGGAGTCTCTGATTGTAAAATGGAACAAGGGTCACTTCGCTGTGATGCAAACATCTCCCTTCGAGAACATGGTGGAACAACATTTGGCACAAAAATAGAGTTGAAAAACTTAAACTCATTTCATCATGTCAAAAAAGCATTAGTATATGAACAAAATCGTCAGGCGGAAATCTTACGCTCAGGGAAAAGACTCCAACAAGAAACAAGAAGATATAATGAAGCGACAGACGAAACGGTGCTCATGCGAATAAAAGAGGGAGCGGATGATTACCGATATTTCCGGGAGCCTGATCTTGGGCGGATTTTCATTGACGAACTCTGGCTGAATCAAATTCAAGAACAGCTACCAGAGCTTCCTGAAAGTCGCAAGAAGCGATACATCAATGAGCTAAAACTATCTCCTTATGACGCTGAAATGTTGACGCTATCAAAAGATATCTCCGACTTTTTTGAACAGATACTTTCATTTGAAGTCACACCAAAGCAAGCGGCGAATTGGCTCATGGGGGAAGTTTCCGCATATTTAAATAATCACCAATTAGACTTAGCGCAGACGAAATTAACGCCTGAAAATTTAGCTGCTCTCATCTTGCTTATAGAAGATGGAACAATCTCTAGCAAAATTGCAAAAGAGATCTTGCCAGAAGTGATTGGAAAAGGCAAAAATCCTATGCAGGTTGTGCAGGAAAAAGGACTAGTACAAATCAATGATGAAAATCAACTGCGCGAAATAGTCTTGCACGTCCTACATGAAAATGAGCAATCAATCATAGACTTTAATAATGGGAAAGATCGAGCTTTAGGCTATCTTGTCGGACAAGTAATGAAGCAAACAAAAGGGAAAGCAAACCCACCTTTAGTAAATCAAATGATCATAAGTGAAATAGAGAAAACAAACCATACATCCTAG
- a CDS encoding DUF350 domain-containing protein: MKEFLSTLPNFLAYTGVLVLLLIVGLILFELTTKNREFKLIAEGNVAAALSIGGRLFGLAFVLGAAAANSISLMDMIVWGVIGILAQIILFLLLEGITVMLAHMPSITKAIDDNNVAVGTFVLMLSLSLGWVIAQALTY; encoded by the coding sequence ATGAAGGAATTTTTATCAACATTACCTAACTTTTTAGCTTATACAGGTGTACTCGTTTTACTTTTAATCGTTGGACTTATTTTATTTGAATTAACGACGAAAAATAGAGAATTCAAGCTTATTGCTGAGGGGAATGTAGCGGCAGCATTATCAATTGGTGGACGTCTTTTCGGTTTAGCATTTGTACTTGGAGCTGCGGCTGCGAACAGTATTTCCTTAATGGATATGATCGTTTGGGGCGTAATTGGTATTTTAGCGCAAATAATTCTTTTCTTACTTTTAGAAGGTATTACAGTAATGCTTGCACACATGCCTTCGATTACAAAAGCAATTGATGATAACAACGTGGCAGTTGGAACATTCGTCCTCATGCTTTCTTTATCTCTTGGATGGGTTATCGCGCAAGCGTTGACTTATTAA
- a CDS encoding DUF6807 domain-containing protein, which produces MLVFRFSIFKKIILKVFIVLLLLTGQSAIAHAKTADGIVEKTESIIFKTQNQKVWENDLHEAIPLVYESFYEEGFIEDDAENFTGYYYGKIGGGASGEFGVTAHLNFDAGKVDITYPIDVKLTIPEEAKYKPGETFTIDSSWEIADGWAMTATGPKGSAYIDMNFALKAWAYYKVRDPVFFPDYKEGALFPTIDIADRFDITPTVTDETNENFSLDKPELDIESTIKFPNMELNSSNVRVEDKKLVASTSDSFFEFFIEFDKKIIRTPDEVDEFLEDLLDFLDVDIDYTIFNAILDNEAKVDQNVVFDPRIMITLPFSVPVNYTELNADGSIVKNETSQFVRFQLGNSVEIEIPDVNLENFSVYPTYNLSNHFSNSTIMSVNNDITFEALSLDMDMPVIPTLYLPPVVYGDFNATLSTSVYDNTWSLNGFNTQTGNLLEFGLIDKTPPVIRYLNNQRTYMVDEHIDIKCDVTDNLSGVESHTCEDINADAYTFALGEHTFSSEAIDEAGNTASNDTSFTVDVDIPSLINLTKRFVEEKGVQNELVKKLENATHAFEREKDRQGFILLTAFHKQLYALNDKWISDEHRIILRNYTFISFRELLLERGKSLQRWVAIHAGATEEEAEEKVRTIWENRDERYSEISTEESYKQRKIKMSYIGE; this is translated from the coding sequence ATGTTGGTTTTCCGTTTTTCAATTTTTAAGAAAATCATCTTGAAAGTATTTATTGTTTTGTTATTATTAACCGGACAAAGCGCCATCGCGCATGCTAAAACTGCTGATGGAATAGTAGAAAAAACAGAAAGCATTATTTTTAAAACCCAAAACCAAAAGGTGTGGGAAAATGACTTGCATGAAGCGATTCCACTTGTTTATGAGTCTTTTTATGAAGAAGGCTTCATAGAAGATGATGCAGAAAATTTCACAGGTTATTATTATGGTAAAATCGGGGGAGGGGCTAGCGGGGAGTTTGGTGTTACGGCACACCTCAACTTTGATGCTGGAAAAGTTGATATTACGTATCCAATTGACGTTAAGTTAACGATTCCTGAAGAAGCCAAGTACAAACCTGGTGAAACGTTTACCATTGACTCTTCATGGGAAATAGCAGATGGTTGGGCAATGACAGCAACAGGCCCAAAAGGATCCGCTTACATTGACATGAACTTTGCCTTAAAAGCATGGGCATATTATAAAGTGAGAGATCCAGTTTTCTTTCCGGATTATAAAGAAGGTGCCCTTTTTCCTACGATTGATATAGCAGATCGGTTTGATATAACGCCGACGGTTACTGATGAAACGAACGAAAACTTTTCCCTCGACAAACCGGAACTTGATATAGAAAGTACGATTAAATTTCCTAATATGGAGTTAAATTCATCCAATGTCCGAGTGGAAGATAAAAAATTAGTGGCCTCAACTTCGGATTCTTTTTTCGAGTTCTTTATAGAATTTGATAAAAAGATTATACGGACACCAGATGAAGTAGACGAATTTCTTGAGGACCTTTTAGATTTCTTGGATGTTGATATTGATTACACCATCTTTAATGCCATTTTAGATAATGAAGCGAAAGTAGATCAAAATGTTGTATTTGACCCTAGAATTATGATTACTTTACCATTTTCTGTCCCAGTAAACTATACAGAATTAAATGCTGATGGTTCAATTGTAAAGAATGAGACATCTCAATTTGTTCGTTTTCAACTAGGGAATTCCGTTGAAATTGAAATTCCTGATGTAAATTTGGAAAACTTTTCTGTTTATCCGACCTATAACCTTTCAAACCATTTTTCCAATAGCACGATAATGAGTGTGAATAACGATATTACTTTTGAGGCACTTTCTCTTGATATGGATATGCCAGTAATTCCGACTTTATATTTACCACCAGTGGTGTACGGAGATTTTAATGCCACTTTGTCTACTTCTGTATATGACAATACATGGTCTTTAAATGGATTTAATACACAAACTGGTAACCTTTTAGAGTTTGGTTTGATTGATAAAACCCCACCAGTAATCCGTTATCTTAATAATCAGCGGACCTATATGGTCGATGAACATATAGATATTAAGTGTGATGTGACGGATAATCTTTCCGGGGTAGAAAGTCATACGTGTGAAGATATTAACGCCGATGCTTATACGTTTGCGTTAGGGGAGCACACTTTTTCTTCTGAAGCTATTGATGAGGCAGGAAATACTGCTTCAAATGATACATCGTTTACTGTGGATGTAGATATTCCGAGCCTAATTAATTTAACGAAACGATTTGTAGAGGAAAAAGGGGTACAAAACGAACTTGTTAAAAAATTAGAAAATGCAACACATGCGTTTGAGAGAGAGAAGGATAGACAAGGATTTATTTTGTTAACTGCTTTTCACAAACAGCTGTATGCTCTAAATGATAAATGGATCTCAGATGAACACCGAATTATTTTGAGGAATTATACTTTCATCAGTTTCAGAGAGCTTTTGCTGGAAAGGGGCAAGAGTCTCCAAAGATGGGTAGCCATACACGCAGGAGCAACGGAAGAAGAGGCTGAGGAAAAGGTACGTACAATATGGGAGAATCGTGATGAGCGTTACTCAGAAATTAGTACAGAAGAAAGTTATAAACAGCGCAAAATTAAAATGTCCTATATCGGTGAGTAA
- a CDS encoding GNAT family N-acetyltransferase, translating to MNVISNKQLSQTTLENFFTTHWGSPEMVISSGTYDCSKLEGFAKLNNENEIIGLITFIIKKNSCEIISLDSLEEGKGIGTSLLKQVEQFARGRKCYVIKLVTTNDNLHALKFYQKRGYQLVTIHKNAVVKAREIKPQIPLIGNDGIPIRDEIELEKKLD from the coding sequence ATGAACGTGATTTCAAATAAACAACTATCACAAACAACATTGGAAAACTTTTTTACAACACATTGGGGAAGCCCAGAGATGGTGATTTCGAGTGGTACCTATGACTGCTCTAAATTAGAGGGCTTTGCTAAGTTAAATAACGAAAATGAAATCATTGGCTTAATAACGTTTATTATTAAGAAAAATAGTTGTGAAATTATTTCGTTAGATAGTTTAGAAGAAGGAAAAGGTATCGGTACCTCCTTACTAAAACAAGTAGAACAATTTGCTAGAGGGAGAAAATGTTACGTTATAAAACTTGTAACGACAAATGATAACTTACATGCCCTGAAGTTTTACCAAAAAAGAGGATACCAATTAGTAACAATCCATAAGAATGCCGTTGTAAAGGCTAGGGAAATCAAGCCACAAATTCCGCTAATAGGAAATGATGGTATTCCGATAAGAGATGAAATTGAACTAGAGAAAAAATTAGATTGA
- a CDS encoding VOC family protein — MKSPILNEVGAIFIPVKNIEKARDWYCEMLGLPVEGEVQFGHIYVLPMEGPNIVLDSKIYSEEKVFQVPMFHFNTEDIEAAYTYMKEKGVELTSAIEHQHYFTYKDPDGNHLMVCKC, encoded by the coding sequence ATGAAAAGTCCGATATTGAACGAAGTAGGAGCGATTTTTATACCAGTTAAAAATATTGAAAAGGCACGAGACTGGTACTGTGAGATGTTAGGTTTACCAGTAGAAGGAGAAGTACAGTTTGGTCATATATATGTTTTGCCAATGGAAGGGCCAAATATTGTTTTAGATAGTAAAATTTATTCAGAAGAAAAAGTTTTCCAAGTTCCAATGTTTCATTTTAATACGGAAGACATTGAAGCAGCATATACGTACATGAAGGAAAAGGGTGTCGAGCTAACATCGGCAATTGAACATCAGCACTATTTCACCTATAAAGACCCTGATGGAAATCATCTCATGGTTTGTAAGTGTTAG
- a CDS encoding NAD-dependent epimerase/dehydratase family protein — MKTALVFGGTRFFGVNLVNALIKQGVKVTIATRGETPDDFGDKVERLMVDRFNDKSVNEAVEGRNWDVVFDQLCFSSEDAKITVAALTGKIKRYIFTSTMSVYPFKAGMKEEDFNPYTYELKMVRREDVDYQEGKRQAEAYFFQKASFPVVAVRIPIVMGEEDYTKRLLHYVTSIKEGKEVYLPNPEAKMCFIHQKEAGDFLAWTATQDFTGPINACATGEITMQKLMEEIAKQTGKEVKIVTDQEMESPYGLKTSWSITNEKAQKLGYPFTKLNDWLPQLLLNLQQKES, encoded by the coding sequence ATGAAAACAGCACTAGTATTTGGAGGCACTCGTTTTTTCGGAGTGAATTTAGTAAACGCATTAATAAAACAAGGAGTAAAAGTAACAATAGCAACTAGAGGTGAAACACCAGACGATTTCGGTGATAAGGTCGAACGTCTAATGGTCGATCGCTTTAATGACAAGTCAGTAAATGAAGCAGTTGAAGGTAGGAATTGGGATGTCGTCTTTGATCAACTCTGTTTTTCTTCCGAAGATGCCAAAATTACAGTGGCTGCTTTAACGGGAAAAATTAAACGATATATTTTTACTTCAACAATGTCCGTGTATCCTTTTAAAGCTGGTATGAAGGAAGAGGACTTTAATCCATATACATATGAGTTGAAAATGGTTCGCAGAGAAGATGTCGATTACCAAGAAGGCAAGCGTCAAGCAGAAGCGTACTTTTTCCAGAAAGCATCATTTCCGGTTGTGGCTGTTCGCATTCCGATTGTAATGGGAGAAGAAGATTACACGAAGCGCTTACTACATTATGTAACTAGTATTAAAGAGGGGAAAGAAGTTTATCTCCCTAATCCAGAAGCGAAAATGTGCTTTATTCACCAAAAAGAAGCGGGAGATTTCCTCGCTTGGACAGCAACTCAAGATTTCACAGGCCCTATTAATGCTTGTGCAACTGGAGAAATCACGATGCAAAAGCTAATGGAGGAAATCGCTAAACAAACAGGAAAAGAAGTAAAAATAGTAACTGATCAAGAAATGGAATCTCCATATGGACTTAAGACATCATGGTCAATTACGAATGAAAAGGCGCAAAAGCTAGGTTATCCTTTCACTAAATTAAATGATTGGCTTCCACAATTACTGTTAAATCTTCAACAAAAGGAGAGTTAA
- a CDS encoding aminotransferase yhxA, translated as MKKTKKLLAGVSTSALVLSSLAACGDNYADLPPVPEDYECGDWDWEDEEGVWECDDPDSPHFGYFFFAGKAFKTKSSLKANKGYQSYRSSSSFKGGFGSGSKSYGG; from the coding sequence TTGAAGAAAACGAAAAAGCTTTTAGCTGGCGTTAGCACATCAGCCCTAGTTTTATCTTCCCTCGCTGCATGTGGTGATAATTATGCAGACCTTCCGCCAGTTCCAGAAGATTATGAATGTGGTGATTGGGATTGGGAAGATGAAGAAGGCGTTTGGGAATGTGATGACCCTGATTCACCACATTTTGGTTACTTCTTTTTTGCAGGTAAAGCATTCAAAACAAAGTCGTCATTAAAAGCAAATAAAGGGTACCAATCATACCGTTCTTCCTCAAGTTTTAAAGGTGGTTTCGGTAGTGGCAGTAAATCATACGGTGGATAA